The genomic interval CAAACGATACAGCGTAAATACCCCATCCTGCCAGAACCACACCTCCGGTACTCCCAAAGCCTGATAGCGTGGCAATTTGTTGGGTCCACCGCTGGCGAAGATAACTTCGATCGATAGATCAGGTGTAGGCTTGGATACCCCAATGCAATAGGATTCGTCTGCTTCAGCCGATGCTATCCCTTCATGCTCCTGAGTCATCGATCCGGTTGGCTCAAACTCAATGCCATTCTTCTCAAAGTAGATGACCAGCAGTATGGCAATGATGCCTTTGAACACTTCATGTTCACGTCCGGGCATAAGAATCTCGATGGTTCCATCAAAATAAAATAGGCGAGTACCGGGGGAGTCCTCAAACCCCTTCTGAATCAGCTTAAACTGCTCCCAGGTCCGTCCTGAAAGCACAATCCGCTGATCCGTTGTTTGGGCTACCGTCGCAATGGTCATCATTCGCCTCACTTGCTGCGATCGCACAATGTTTCTCAAATAGATCACTGCTCCTCATTACCAACCTGATAGCGTGTTTCAACTTACTCTGCCATCAATGCCTGAATGGTACTTTAAGCGTACAATCTTTGCTGGGATACAGGTAGACGATGCTAAAGATCGATAATCTCCATGCAAGCCATCTGAAACCGACATCCTACAGCCGCCGCCAACGCGATCGCCGTATCCACCGTGCAACTTCCCACCTCAAACACCCGTTCTATTTGCGACTTCCGCGTGCGTACCGTTCCCTCACCCATAATTTTGCAATATTCCCGCACTAATTCTAGTAGCCATTTCTCCTCGCCCCAGCGGGCGATCGCTCTCTCCCTTATCCGCTCCAAAATGGCTTTAGCTGTCGTTAATTCCAACTCACCAACCCAGATCAACTTAGTTGATTCTAGATCTAAAGTTAGTGCCTGAATACGATAACCCTGCACACCATTTCAATTGATCGCACAATTGATTCTTCTGAAAAATCTGGAATATCGAACCGGGGCACGACTCCCGGTTCCGTGCATTGGGTTTATGCAGCGCTGCTGGCATGGAGTTCCATTGCGGCGATCGCCCTGCGTTCCTCCAGTTTCAAAACTGAAAATTGGTTCCTCAGCAGTTGCAGGTCAATGTCCAGGATGGTGCGCTTCTCCTGGGTGTGCCTTCAGCTTGACCGAGGCTTTGTAGTAGTCAGCGTCAGACTGCTGTAACTCCAGGCGCTTGGCTTTGCGTTTGGTGTCATTGGTCAGGCTGGCATCAGCAATCACCTGTTTCTCAATCTCAACCGAGATGATGCTGACGGTTTCCTGCAACCCAATAATTTCCTGATCCAGGGTTAGAAGTTGGCGTTCCAGTTTGGCGATCGCCTCCGGGTAGTGATTCAGGCTCAAAGTTTGCATAATTGATTCACCATTTGGTTAGTGGGCTGAGTGGTGCCCCTGCTTTCCGTGGAACGTTGGCAGGGGCTGATCGCGAGGCTTCAGGCGGCGGCTACCTCAACGTGTGGATGTTCCTTTGCTGCTTCTACAGGCTGCTCATGCTGTGCCAGCACTTTGACTTCCAGATTGACGCTGACAAGGTAATTGCCGGGATTGTTACCAACGGCTTCCGCCACTAGCTCAGAAAGATTCGGGGAGTCATGCGTCAACGGATCACGCAGATCGCAACGTTGCCAGTCAAATTTGGCAGCGGGGTCGATGGAGAGAACGAGATGCTTTGCCATGTGTCGTAGTTCCTTTTTGTGTCAGTAGATTAGAAGTAACCAAGCGTGCGGAGAACCTTACGCTTGCTGATCAGGGTTGGGCGATCGCCAATGGAATAGACCCAAAGGACATCAGCCCAAACCTGAATCTGGTGTGAGTCATCGCCAGTGAGAGCGGCGATCGCTCTGCGTACCTGTGCCTCGCTGATCTGCACCGAACGAGGACCGTAGCGATTGGGGTTAATCACAATTGAAAGCATCAGAGCAACCAAACTCACTAAATTTAGTGTACTAAAATTAGTGGATGAACGCACTAAAAATAGTGCTAATTAAGATGAAGATTGTATGAGTTTTCGGGATATATAACGCATAAAATGTAACTAAAAATAGACAGACAAAATGGAGAATTGCACTAAAAATAGTGCATAATAGAACTATGGCAAGGAGGAAAGGGGAGCCATCAGACGCGAAGGGCACCAACGGACACCAGCGCAACCTGACGAGAGCGACAAGCCGGAGGGGGGACGCACTGGACGAAAACAAGACACCCGCCAGCGGGGGGAGCCGCAAAGTAGGCGCAGGCAAAACCAACCCAGCCACCAACCAACGGAAACCGACCGGAGGAAACGCGAGAGCTAACCAGGGGCGCAAGGAAGGCAGCAGCGGAGCAACGGCAGCAGACGCAAGGAGGATGGAACGGCAACCCTACCAGACCCCGTATACAGGGACTGGAAAAGCCTGGGCAGGGCAACAGAGTTTATAGGGCACCCTGCCCCACCACTACCAGGTCAGCCGTCTGGAGACTGGGAACCGCAAGGAGAGGAAGGTATGACAACCACCCTTTCTCTCCCTGATTATTCTTCTTCAAGGTGGAGGGTGGGAGAAGGTGGGGCGGGACTTAGTTTTACATCGACATCCTTCCTACGCGATGGCTGGAGGATTAAGGCTCTCGGAGGAACAAATACCCCTGTTTGTGAGTGGTAGGGGGGTGAGACAGATATCCTCGGCGATCGCAGACAAGATTTCATCGAGCCTCCCCTGCCCGACTAAACGAGCATTAAATCAGCACTTCTCACCGACCTCGGAAAGGTTTAATTCCAGAAGTTTATTACTGTTAATAAATCAGTCTATAAATTGAAGGTTTCTATTAGTAAGAAATTCGTTGGTTTCTGATAGTTCCTCATCTGCGATCGCAGGGTGGGCTTTGCTCACGATGCCTTGTTTGAAATAGTCTTAACATCGAATAAGCGCGGCTCTTAGCGGCGCGTGTTACTGGTATTTAATCTGTTTTCCATGAAGCGAGAAAGGTTTCATTCCGATCTGCTATGGGAAGGGACGACAGACCTGGGAACCGGGAGGCTTGGGAACTGCCCACAGTTTCGCTGCATCAGGGCGATCTTCGCTCGTCTAATCCTTCCCTTTGAATAATTCTGAACTGTTTAGATGGAAGATAAAGACTCATTGCCCTACAAGCCTTCTCTGCCAGGACTCGCTCCACAAAGGGTTTTTTAAGTTGTTGCCAGCGCTTGCCCGTCCAGACCTGAATGAAATAGTAGGAAGTCATTGTGTAAGTTCTGTAAATTCCAGAAATTTCGACCCCATACTTGTATCACAATGATTCACTTAGAATCAATCTAGAGCAATACAAGTTAAAGTGAGTCAAATAGAACAGAATAATGAGGAGTAAGCTATGGAAAGTAATCGAGTAACTAGATTCGTGGCAGATCGAGTTCCAGTGGATATTGAGGGTTTACGTGAGCGTGTTGCCAAAGCTCATGCCAGTAACCCTTTGTGGGAAAAGCTTTCCCTTTCTCAGCAACTCCGGCAATTAATCGAGGAGGGTTTAGAGGTTGCTGAGACGCGACAGGATAAAAAATCTAAGGAGTAGAGGGTTGGCTTGAAGGTCAATTTGTCCTACAGGAACAGGACGTAGGAAAGGACACGAGACAAACCAAAAAATAAGCATTTAGCGCATTTGAGATATCCTGTCTTACATAGGACAAGACACGGGACAGGGCGATGAATACTGAACTTGATTTAATTCCCGTCAGCAGCCTGAGCGATCGCTACGGGGTTGCCCGCTCCAACATCTACAATCGGTTATCAGGTTTGGACATCGAACCTGAGAAGCAGGGCGGCAAGGCTTATATCAATGCTGACCAATTGAAGCAGATGGATTCCCTCGATCAACATCTCAAAGCCGGAGGAACCATTGCCGATTTTCAAACTGAGGGTCAACTGTCCTACGGTCCTACAGGACAAGCTGAAAAGTCCTACAGGACACAGGACAATTTACCCAGCTTGCCTTTCACCAGCAAAGGGGATCAGTCCCTCGCCCTGACGCTAGTGGTGGATGCGATCGCAGGGAAACTCATCGACCTCAAACCTGTAGACCCACTGGCTAATCTGGAGCTGCTAGAAAAGGCGTGTAGTCATAGATGGTTACTCAGCACTTCACAGCTTGCGCCCCTGCTAGGGTTAAAGTCCCTAACAAGTAAAGAATTTCATCGCTACGGATTTACATTTACCAAAGTTGGAAGGAATGGAGCTGAGAGTGCCTGGGCGATCGCCAAAACTTCAGGAAATTCCTAATCTATGCGCCAGCTTAAGCGTTACCTTTCAGATGCCCCAAAGCCTTTGCTGTTGCAGGTTGGGATTGTTGTCCTGTTAGTGTTGCCGCCACTCTGGTGGGTGCAGCAGAACAACGTCAATGCATTGAGCCAGCGAATTGACCAATTAGAGCAGCAGATTAATAACCCGAAACTGGCGATCGCTCCCAAAGACCGACTGGCTCTAAAGAAGGATTTGGCAGGGCTGGAGAAAGATAGGGTTAGTTTACAGAACAATATTTATACGACCCTGGTTCAGGCTCTAGGAGGAGCTTTCTTCTTTGTGACCGCCTATCTAACCTGGCGCAACGTGAAGGCAACGGAGGAAAAGCAGATCACAGAGCGCTTCAGTAAAGCAGTTGAGATGTTAGGTAGTGACAAAATAGAAGTTCGCTTGGGAGGAATTTATGCTCTAGAGCGAATTTCCAAGGATTCAGTCAAGGATTATTGGACAATCATAGAAATCCTTACAGGGTTTGTGCGTGAGCGTTCCAGATCACGTTGGGAGCAAGAAAAACCCCAATTAGGAGGCATAAAAGAAGCTACTCATCCTCCAACTGACATTCAAGCAGTTTTGACAGTTCTAAAACATCGGGCACTGTCCTATGGGAAAGGAGAAGAATATCGTCCTAACTTGAGGCTTGCAGATTTTAGTCGGTTGATTTTGCCTAAGAGCACCCTTAAAGAAATGGATCTATGGGGTGCTAACTTCCAAAACTCTGTCCTTCAAGAAAGTAAGCTCATGGGAGCCAACTTGGCTGAAGCAAATTTAAGTAATACTAACCTTAATCTGGCTGATTTTAGTAATGCCACCCTTGCAGGAGCCAATCTTAGTGGTGCTGAAATGAGGGGTGCCGATTTAAGTGGAGCCGATCTTAGTGGCGCTGATCTTCGTGGAGTGGCTCTCAATGGAGCCGACCTTAGTGGGGCAAATCTCGAAGGAGCAGACTTGGAGGGAGCTACTCTGTGGAACACAATTCTGCGTGGGGCAAAACTGGGAGCATCAAGGAATCTTACAGGTGAGCAGATTAAACGAACTGTCATAGACCAGAAGACTGAGATCCCAGCCCATCTACTTCAGACGCGCACATCGCAATCGGAACCCTCGCAAGCAGAGCTACCAAACTCGAAGCAACCATAACTTCGTAGTGCATTGACTTCAAGAAGAATTAGTTGCCTTCTACAGATCAAACTAATTTACTTCTAAAGAAGCTGTAGAGACTCAAACGGACAATCACGCAGGAAAGTGTCTTCTCATAGCCTGCATAAAAGTCTCTAGCTGCTGGAGGCGCTGTTTTACATGAGCGAGTTCATCAGTTGAAGGTGACGGTTGCAAGTAGGCTTTAAGAGCCTCGATGGTGATGGCGCGATCGCTCCCCTCGTTCTTTGGGCAGTAGTTCATCCAATTTGGGCGGGATACGCACACTCAAAAGTGGGTTTCCTTTTCCAGGCATAGGCGATTACAAATGCTGACAATTTAACAATAAGGGTGATGACACCCCGCAATCGAGGTGATGACAGCGGGTGATGACAGGGTGAAGACAAAACCTGCGATCGCTGATGACATTTTGCCCAATCAGCGTTCCAAAATCAGCCCCATTTTTTGCACTTCTGCGCTGTGGCGCAATGATACAACAGGGGTTATAGAGACTTCCAGCAATAGTGCAAATAGCAAAAAATTACCTGAAACCATTATCCTAAAGACATCAGGGGGAATATTTGTGAACTAACGTACTACAACCTCTGGACTGAATTTGGACTAAAACGCTCTAATTTTGAGTTGTAGTATGCGAAACTACAGGATTTTTTTGAGGTGACAGCGCGATCGTGCTGACAGATCCCTTATGGGGAAAAATTTGGCTCATCCCTAATGTCATTGCCGCTCTGCAAACAATGCTTCAATATCCCGATACCCACTCACCACCGCAATCACTTCAATCCCGCTTCTGGCACCGGGACGATAAAAAATCAAATAGTTGCCAACAGGAAAACTGCGAAGGGGTGGATTCAATTCCTCCCACAGCCGCCCCATCTCTGGAAAATCAGCTAGAGTCTTGCATTGCGCTCTAATTTGGGCTATC from Kovacikia minuta CCNUW1 carries:
- a CDS encoding Uma2 family endonuclease → MRNIVRSQQVRRMMTIATVAQTTDQRIVLSGRTWEQFKLIQKGFEDSPGTRLFYFDGTIEILMPGREHEVFKGIIAILLVIYFEKNGIEFEPTGSMTQEHEGIASAEADESYCIGVSKPTPDLSIEVIFASGGPNKLPRYQALGVPEVWFWQDGVFTLYRLREMGYERINRSEIPELARLDIELLTRCVLMGETSRLEAMREFRKGIQER
- a CDS encoding pentapeptide repeat-containing protein, which produces MRQLKRYLSDAPKPLLLQVGIVVLLVLPPLWWVQQNNVNALSQRIDQLEQQINNPKLAIAPKDRLALKKDLAGLEKDRVSLQNNIYTTLVQALGGAFFFVTAYLTWRNVKATEEKQITERFSKAVEMLGSDKIEVRLGGIYALERISKDSVKDYWTIIEILTGFVRERSRSRWEQEKPQLGGIKEATHPPTDIQAVLTVLKHRALSYGKGEEYRPNLRLADFSRLILPKSTLKEMDLWGANFQNSVLQESKLMGANLAEANLSNTNLNLADFSNATLAGANLSGAEMRGADLSGADLSGADLRGVALNGADLSGANLEGADLEGATLWNTILRGAKLGASRNLTGEQIKRTVIDQKTEIPAHLLQTRTSQSEPSQAELPNSKQP
- a CDS encoding type II toxin-antitoxin system RelE/ParE family toxin; protein product: MGRARFTPLAKEDLKAINRYIAQDNPEAARRLIAQIRAQCKTLADFPEMGRLWEELNPPLRSFPVGNYLIFYRPGARSGIEVIAVVSGYRDIEALFAERQ